The following coding sequences lie in one Myxococcales bacterium genomic window:
- a CDS encoding acetoacetate decarboxylase family protein has translation MSAEPAYPEPPWYTFGFGVMCPYWVRVRDLSLPLGLEPVGVAGRTLGLLGYIEYRPPSPLVYGELLWMPATVRFRARDGKVTQGYYVARMYVDHPGSLAAGRELWALPKTLATFERRPGGVDVSADDGTRLSFEHRGVGPAFWLKSRVATLQVQGEGVVRFRSDFAGLVRPARTRIAGFSSEHQAWAAFPRARGALGLGSMFERFESTMRAPLAMR, from the coding sequence GTGAGCGCGGAGCCCGCCTATCCCGAGCCGCCCTGGTACACCTTCGGCTTCGGGGTGATGTGCCCGTACTGGGTGCGTGTCCGCGATCTCAGTCTGCCTCTCGGGCTCGAGCCGGTGGGGGTCGCCGGGCGAACGCTCGGTTTGCTCGGTTACATCGAGTACCGCCCGCCGTCGCCGCTCGTGTACGGCGAGCTCCTGTGGATGCCCGCCACGGTGCGCTTTCGTGCGCGCGACGGTAAGGTCACGCAGGGCTACTACGTGGCGCGCATGTACGTCGACCATCCGGGCTCGCTGGCCGCAGGTCGGGAGCTGTGGGCGTTGCCCAAGACACTCGCTACCTTCGAGCGGCGGCCGGGCGGCGTCGACGTCAGCGCCGATGATGGTACTCGGCTGTCGTTCGAGCACCGGGGCGTGGGGCCGGCCTTTTGGCTGAAGAGCCGCGTTGCAACGCTGCAGGTTCAAGGCGAAGGCGTGGTGCGTTTTCGTTCAGACTTCGCCGGGCTCGTGCGTCCAGCCCGGACGCGGATCGCCGGTTTTTCGAGCGAGCACCAGGCTTGGGCGGCGTTTCCGCGTGCGCGCGGCGCGCTCGGACTCG
- a CDS encoding aldehyde dehydrogenase family protein — protein MAIATSPNAPATFASKPAKSLSDQEIADTVQKLRATFESGVTRSAEWRMNQLRQLYRMIEDEEPKFLAALTSDLGKCAAEGWLGETGFVLNELKLQLANLKSWMKPRTVKSPMTVKPATAKLYPEPLGVALVIAPWNYPFQLAISPLSGAISAGNCVVVKPSEVAPATSAVMTEMLHKYLDRSAIAVIEGGVPETTALLAQRFDHIFYTGNGAVGRIVMAAAAKNLTPVVLELGGKSPCIIDRDVNLEVAARRIAWGKFFNAGQTCVAPDYVLVHESVEKPFLEKLAATIREFYGDDPQKSPDYARIVNARHHKRVSALIDSGKVFTGGKTDAEDRYIAPTVLTDVSPDSPVMQEEIFGPVLPVLKISSLDEAVRFVNDRDKPLALYVFSNDADRAQTVIDGTSSGGACVNDTVVHLAPHELPFGGVGPSGMGAYHGKASFDCFTHTKSVLHKPFYLDAPLRYPPYTDEKMKWVKRLS, from the coding sequence ATGGCCATCGCGACATCGCCCAACGCCCCCGCCACGTTTGCCTCGAAGCCAGCCAAGAGCCTGAGTGATCAAGAGATCGCGGACACGGTTCAGAAGCTGCGCGCCACGTTCGAGTCCGGAGTCACGCGCTCCGCGGAATGGCGCATGAACCAGCTGCGGCAGCTCTACCGGATGATCGAGGACGAAGAGCCGAAGTTCCTCGCCGCGCTCACCAGCGACCTCGGGAAGTGCGCCGCGGAGGGCTGGCTCGGAGAGACCGGCTTCGTGCTGAACGAGCTCAAGCTCCAGCTCGCGAACCTGAAGAGCTGGATGAAACCCCGCACCGTGAAATCACCGATGACCGTGAAGCCGGCGACCGCCAAGCTCTACCCCGAGCCGCTCGGCGTGGCGCTGGTGATTGCGCCGTGGAATTACCCGTTTCAGCTCGCCATCTCGCCCCTCTCGGGTGCGATCTCGGCGGGCAACTGCGTGGTCGTGAAGCCGAGCGAGGTCGCGCCGGCGACCAGCGCCGTCATGACCGAGATGCTGCACAAGTACCTCGACCGGAGCGCCATCGCGGTCATCGAGGGGGGGGTGCCGGAGACCACGGCGCTCCTGGCGCAGCGCTTCGATCACATCTTTTACACCGGCAACGGCGCAGTGGGTCGCATCGTCATGGCGGCGGCGGCCAAGAACCTCACGCCCGTCGTGCTCGAGCTGGGCGGCAAGAGCCCCTGCATCATCGATCGCGACGTCAACCTCGAGGTCGCCGCGCGGCGCATCGCGTGGGGCAAGTTCTTCAACGCCGGGCAGACCTGCGTCGCGCCAGACTACGTGCTGGTCCACGAGTCGGTCGAGAAACCCTTCCTCGAGAAGCTGGCGGCGACGATCCGCGAGTTCTACGGCGACGATCCCCAGAAGAGCCCGGACTACGCCCGCATCGTGAACGCGCGCCACCACAAGCGTGTCTCGGCGTTGATCGACAGTGGCAAGGTCTTCACCGGTGGCAAGACCGACGCGGAAGATCGCTACATTGCCCCCACGGTGCTCACCGACGTGAGCCCCGACAGCCCAGTCATGCAGGAAGAGATCTTCGGACCCGTCCTGCCCGTGCTGAAGATTTCGAGCCTGGACGAGGCAGTGCGGTTCGTGAACGACCGCGACAAACCCCTGGCGCTCTACGTCTTCTCCAACGACGCCGATCGCGCGCAGACGGTGATCGACGGCACGAGCTCCGGTGGCGCTTGTGTGAACGATACCGTCGTCCACCTCGCGCCCCACGAGCTGCCTTTTGGCGGCGTCGGCCCGAGCGGCATGGGCGCCTACCACGGGAAGGCGAGCTTCGACTGCTTCACGCACACCAAGAGTGTGCTGCACAAGCCGTTCTACCTGGACGCGCCGCTGCGCTACCCGCCGTACACCGACGAGAAGATGAAGTGGGTCAAGCGGCTCTCCTGA
- the pip gene encoding prolyl aminopeptidase, protein MSEVRRTLYPPIEPNRSGQLRVSPVHEIYWEESGNPEGKPVVFLHGGPGGGTEPKQRQFFDPARYRIVLFDQRGSGKSTPHAHLEDNTTWHLVADMEAIRVHLGIERWQVFGGSWGSTLALAYAEKHPERVTELVLRGIFMLRAWELAWFYQEGASRLFPDAWEKYLAPIPEAERGDLISAYHRRLTSTDASLRQEAARAWSVWEATTSYLHTHPEQIAQAAGDEFSLAFSRIECHYFVNRGFFERETQLLDDVGNLGHIPTSIVQGRYDVVCPLQSAWELASRLPHAKLYIVPDAGHSAFEPGIVHELVTATDAYAGL, encoded by the coding sequence ATGAGCGAGGTGCGACGAACGCTGTATCCACCGATCGAGCCCAATCGAAGCGGGCAGCTGCGAGTCTCCCCGGTTCACGAGATCTACTGGGAGGAGAGCGGAAATCCTGAGGGAAAGCCGGTGGTTTTTCTGCACGGCGGCCCGGGTGGGGGCACCGAGCCGAAGCAGCGCCAGTTCTTCGACCCCGCGCGCTACCGCATCGTCTTGTTCGACCAGCGCGGCTCGGGCAAGAGCACTCCGCACGCCCACCTCGAGGACAACACGACCTGGCACCTCGTCGCTGACATGGAGGCAATTCGTGTGCACCTCGGCATCGAGCGCTGGCAGGTGTTCGGTGGCTCCTGGGGCAGCACTCTGGCGCTGGCCTACGCCGAGAAACACCCGGAGCGCGTCACCGAGCTCGTGCTGCGTGGCATCTTCATGCTGCGAGCCTGGGAGCTTGCCTGGTTCTATCAGGAGGGCGCCAGTCGCTTGTTCCCGGACGCCTGGGAGAAGTACCTCGCGCCCATTCCCGAGGCGGAGCGAGGTGATCTGATCTCCGCCTACCACCGTCGGCTCACGAGCACCGATGCGTCGCTGCGGCAGGAGGCGGCACGGGCGTGGAGCGTCTGGGAGGCCACGACCAGCTATCTCCACACGCATCCGGAGCAGATCGCCCAGGCGGCTGGGGACGAGTTCAGCTTGGCCTTCAGCCGAATCGAGTGTCACTACTTCGTGAACCGCGGCTTCTTCGAGCGAGAGACGCAGCTGCTCGACGACGTCGGCAACCTTGGCCACATCCCCACCAGCATCGTGCAGGGGCGCTACGACGTGGTGTGTCCGCTGCAGAGTGCGTGGGAGCTCGCGAGCCGTCTACCGCACGCCAAGCTGTACATCGTGCCCGACGCGGGGCACAGCGCCTTCGAGCCGGGGATCGTGCACGAGCTCGTGACCGCGACGGACGCCTACGCGGGGCTGTGA
- a CDS encoding SseB family protein codes for MASDDNGNGADVLDPTDLTHWVESARRGLRRDVADLVRRLEQGELFVPLAKQVPGAEVGTRVELDEDLTITPHMLEDDDGHLFCAMFTRPDILEPLAEQLGWLTDDGALEYCSLPAKVGLDLAHQVIDDENVVALIINAGHDTELMLHRHEVGSIASGRALPLVGYVRDIPVQDFEKTLIAEAESPPPAAFVSALESCLAELGNIERYEVLSTFNADRDLEPHMTLSLRPKSRSIDFEQVTKQLIDTLGELVPPPGYIDIVFDQTPEPPLPS; via the coding sequence ATGGCGTCCGACGACAACGGAAACGGCGCGGACGTGCTCGACCCGACGGATCTCACTCACTGGGTGGAGAGCGCGCGCCGAGGACTCCGGCGCGACGTCGCCGATCTGGTGCGCCGCCTCGAACAAGGTGAGCTGTTCGTCCCGCTGGCCAAGCAGGTGCCTGGCGCAGAGGTCGGCACGCGGGTCGAGCTGGATGAAGATCTGACCATCACGCCGCACATGTTGGAGGACGACGATGGCCATCTGTTTTGCGCGATGTTCACTCGACCGGACATCCTCGAACCGCTGGCGGAGCAGCTGGGTTGGCTCACCGATGACGGCGCCCTCGAGTACTGCTCGTTGCCGGCCAAGGTCGGGCTCGACCTGGCGCATCAGGTCATCGACGACGAGAACGTCGTCGCCCTGATCATCAACGCCGGGCACGACACGGAGCTGATGCTGCACCGCCACGAGGTGGGCAGCATCGCCAGTGGTCGTGCGCTGCCGCTGGTGGGTTACGTGCGTGACATTCCGGTCCAAGATTTCGAGAAGACCTTGATTGCCGAGGCGGAGAGCCCGCCACCCGCCGCCTTCGTGAGCGCGCTCGAGAGCTGCCTGGCGGAGCTGGGAAATATCGAGCGTTACGAGGTGCTCTCGACCTTCAACGCGGACCGCGACCTCGAACCCCACATGACCCTGAGCTTGCGTCCGAAGTCGCGCAGCATCGACTTCGAGCAGGTCACCAAGCAGCTGATCGATACCCTGGGGGAGCTGGTGCCGCCGCCGGGATACATCGACATCGTGTTCGACCAGACCCCCGAGCCCCCGCTTCCGTCCTGA
- a CDS encoding 1-acyl-sn-glycerol-3-phosphate acyltransferase, whose translation MGRPDLLAAAGDRLSRTERAQIRFVRSTFEPGRIERSLRWCQHHIGSSWIHHFTKHLRHVHGLERLPPLDVAQSFILVSNHRSFFDLYVVTGDLVRRGLPHRIVFPVRSAFFYDSPAGLVVNGLMSFFAMYPPIFREKKQQPLNVTSLEELVWLLQQGGAFAGLHPEGTRKKDDDPYTFLPAQPGIGRIIHAARVPVIPVFINGLINDLPRQVTSNYDGTGRPIFVVFGEPIDFSDLYARPGSIRVYKTAADRTMEVVGRLGQEEKLLRAEFEGSG comes from the coding sequence ATGGGCCGCCCGGATCTGCTTGCCGCTGCCGGCGACCGCCTGAGTCGCACCGAACGCGCTCAGATCCGCTTCGTGCGCAGCACCTTCGAGCCGGGGCGAATCGAACGTTCGTTGCGCTGGTGCCAGCACCACATCGGCTCGAGTTGGATCCACCACTTCACGAAACACCTGCGGCACGTGCACGGTCTCGAGCGCCTGCCGCCCTTGGACGTCGCCCAGAGCTTCATCCTGGTCTCGAACCACCGCAGCTTCTTCGATCTGTACGTGGTCACCGGCGACCTGGTGCGCCGCGGGCTGCCACATCGCATCGTGTTTCCCGTTCGTTCTGCCTTTTTCTACGACTCGCCGGCGGGATTGGTCGTGAACGGGCTGATGAGCTTCTTCGCGATGTATCCGCCGATCTTTCGCGAGAAGAAACAGCAGCCGCTGAACGTCACGAGCCTGGAAGAGCTGGTGTGGCTTCTGCAGCAGGGCGGGGCGTTCGCGGGCTTACACCCGGAAGGTACGCGCAAGAAGGACGACGATCCGTACACGTTTCTGCCCGCGCAGCCCGGCATCGGAAGGATCATCCATGCCGCCCGGGTTCCGGTGATCCCGGTGTTCATCAACGGTCTGATCAACGATCTGCCGCGGCAGGTCACGAGCAACTACGACGGCACCGGGAGGCCCATTTTTGTGGTCTTCGGCGAGCCCATCGACTTCTCCGACCTGTACGCGCGGCCGGGGTCGATACGCGTCTACAAGACCGCAGCAGACCGCACGATGGAGGTGGTCGGGCGCCTCGGCCAGGAAGAGAAGCTGCTCAGAGCGGAGTTCGAAGGCTCGGGCTGA
- a CDS encoding NADH-quinone oxidoreductase subunit H produces the protein MRPALPCAALVSALTLAGCGFDSPAALVSAVDFAPSEAEVGDRLEVIGSGFPEGKAATLSFRGDLHRPGQEPERGVEIVAPALSTSQNRVSLLLSEKLQRDLCGRGESADHTTFRGEVTVAFAARTTGAPPVTGVVPHVVLDIQGPAVPTELSRAREAEARRALDFVGVVIDPKATAAPFAVTAVMPGGRAERAGILVGDTLVALDGVSLRAVSDFTFASDRSATFSLKRGRLKEPIDRAVDVQGFRERAPKELAIAGVLVGLVVMLFALWLAPVSRMLGWVERRVASRLRERMARTKAPGNRRARLWSTVEASFSDELSPSGEPLFVRLLPYAMFLGISAGATTIAFGKPLVSRDLDFALIALSSVTLLVVVALMNAGWRAKGHWSIARGLKGALATLALELPIIAAFGCVVLATGSVRIADIVEGQGALPWTWNAFRNPALFLAFFLIVFASFPQSRRATSRLVEADLEEPNGGGLMFYVEWGHLLAVSTLAAMVFLGGWRLPVASVSSGAIWWPALGALLLQVKCWAVAGIVVALRWALPKVHTDQMTGVLIRVVAPAALLVLAGSAAWASWRDTAVWRTLEPVLGYVLFGLAVGAALKFARAVQGHVRAPTAPMHVNPWL, from the coding sequence ATGCGACCCGCTTTGCCTTGCGCGGCCCTGGTGTCGGCGCTGACGCTCGCGGGTTGTGGGTTCGATTCGCCCGCGGCCCTGGTTTCTGCGGTGGATTTTGCCCCTAGCGAGGCCGAGGTGGGCGACCGGCTCGAGGTCATCGGGTCCGGTTTCCCGGAGGGCAAGGCCGCGACCCTGAGCTTTCGCGGTGACCTGCATCGCCCGGGACAGGAGCCCGAGCGGGGCGTGGAAATCGTCGCCCCGGCCCTGAGTACCTCCCAGAACCGGGTTTCCTTGCTGCTCAGCGAGAAGCTGCAGCGTGACCTCTGTGGGCGCGGAGAGAGCGCCGATCACACGACCTTTCGTGGCGAAGTGACGGTTGCGTTCGCGGCGCGGACGACCGGCGCCCCACCCGTCACGGGTGTGGTCCCGCACGTGGTGCTGGATATCCAAGGTCCTGCAGTTCCGACGGAGTTGTCCCGCGCGCGCGAGGCGGAAGCGCGGCGGGCCCTCGATTTCGTGGGCGTGGTGATCGATCCCAAAGCCACCGCGGCGCCGTTCGCGGTGACTGCGGTAATGCCCGGCGGTCGGGCCGAGCGGGCCGGCATTCTGGTGGGCGACACCCTGGTCGCGTTGGACGGAGTGAGTCTGCGGGCCGTCAGCGACTTCACCTTTGCCTCCGACCGCTCGGCCACGTTCAGCCTCAAGCGCGGGCGGCTCAAGGAGCCGATCGACCGCGCCGTCGACGTGCAGGGGTTCCGGGAGCGAGCGCCGAAGGAGCTGGCCATCGCCGGCGTGCTGGTCGGATTGGTCGTGATGCTGTTTGCGCTGTGGCTCGCGCCGGTGTCGCGCATGCTCGGCTGGGTCGAACGCCGGGTTGCATCGCGTCTGCGCGAGCGAATGGCCAGGACGAAGGCTCCCGGAAACCGCCGGGCGCGCCTGTGGTCCACGGTGGAAGCGTCGTTCTCGGACGAGCTCTCGCCGAGCGGCGAGCCACTGTTCGTTCGCTTGCTTCCGTACGCGATGTTTCTCGGGATCAGCGCGGGTGCGACGACCATCGCTTTCGGCAAACCACTGGTCTCGCGCGATCTGGACTTCGCCTTGATCGCGCTGTCCTCGGTCACCTTGTTGGTGGTGGTGGCGCTGATGAACGCGGGCTGGCGCGCAAAGGGGCACTGGTCGATCGCACGAGGGCTCAAGGGCGCGCTCGCCACGCTCGCGCTCGAGCTCCCCATCATCGCTGCGTTCGGCTGCGTGGTGCTGGCAACGGGCAGCGTTCGCATCGCCGACATCGTCGAGGGGCAGGGCGCGCTGCCGTGGACCTGGAATGCGTTCCGGAACCCGGCTTTGTTCCTGGCGTTTTTCCTGATCGTGTTCGCCTCGTTCCCGCAGTCACGCCGCGCGACGTCGCGGCTGGTGGAAGCGGATCTCGAGGAGCCGAACGGCGGCGGTCTGATGTTCTACGTCGAGTGGGGGCACTTGCTCGCGGTGAGCACGCTTGCTGCGATGGTGTTCCTGGGTGGCTGGCGGCTGCCCGTAGCGAGCGTCTCATCTGGCGCGATCTGGTGGCCCGCGCTGGGCGCCCTGCTCTTGCAAGTGAAGTGCTGGGCTGTTGCCGGCATCGTGGTCGCGTTGCGCTGGGCGCTACCGAAGGTGCACACCGACCAGATGACCGGTGTGTTGATCCGCGTCGTGGCACCGGCCGCGCTGCTCGTGCTCGCGGGGAGCGCGGCCTGGGCATCCTGGCGAGATACAGCGGTCTGGCGAACCCTGGAGCCAGTCCTGGGATATGTTCTGTTCGGGCTGGCGGTCGGGGCGGCGCTGAAGTTCGCGCGCGCCGTTCAGGGCCACGTACGAGCGCCCACGGCACCGATGCACGTCAATCCTTGGCTGTGA
- a CDS encoding ABC transporter ATP-binding protein, protein MDAGNPAIEARDVSAGYGRVGVLHGVSLSARAGELVAVLGPNGSGKSTLIRVLAGTLPVRSGGVWLHGRPLAELGREAIAREIAVVPQESDVAFGFDVREVVMMGRAPHQSGLLRVREVDQVAVESALERCQIGPLATRRVAELSGGERRRVTIARALAQTANVLLLDEPAAHLDARHAVSVGDLMGEEVRSRGVACVAVMHDLAAAARWASRIVLLRAGEVRADGPPAEVLDPGLLESVFGIPMKVARDPETDLPYVVTGHLSK, encoded by the coding sequence ATGGACGCCGGGAACCCCGCAATTGAAGCGCGCGATGTGAGCGCGGGATACGGGCGCGTCGGTGTGCTGCATGGGGTATCGCTGAGCGCTCGGGCCGGCGAGCTGGTGGCCGTGCTCGGGCCCAATGGCTCGGGGAAATCCACCCTGATTCGCGTGCTCGCGGGGACCCTGCCGGTGCGAAGCGGCGGCGTCTGGTTGCACGGCCGACCGCTCGCGGAGCTCGGTCGCGAGGCCATCGCGCGGGAGATCGCCGTCGTGCCGCAAGAGAGCGACGTGGCTTTTGGGTTCGACGTGCGGGAGGTCGTGATGATGGGGCGCGCGCCGCATCAGTCGGGGCTGCTGCGGGTGCGTGAGGTCGATCAAGTGGCGGTGGAGAGTGCCCTCGAGCGCTGCCAGATCGGACCGCTCGCGACACGACGCGTGGCCGAGTTGTCGGGCGGTGAGCGGCGGCGCGTGACCATCGCGCGCGCGCTCGCCCAAACCGCCAACGTGTTGCTCTTGGACGAGCCGGCCGCGCATCTGGACGCGCGCCATGCCGTCAGCGTCGGGGATTTGATGGGGGAGGAGGTGCGGTCGCGCGGAGTGGCCTGCGTTGCGGTGATGCACGACCTCGCAGCGGCGGCGCGCTGGGCCAGCCGCATCGTGTTGCTTCGGGCGGGTGAAGTCCGGGCAGATGGACCGCCGGCCGAGGTGCTCGATCCGGGACTGCTCGAGTCCGTGTTCGGGATCCCGATGAAGGTCGCGCGAGACCCCGAAACGGACCTGCCCTACGTGGTCACCGGACACTTATCGAAGTAG
- a CDS encoding SMI1/KNR4 family protein, whose product MADFRILLRDIQRVQREILRIAPYRDFGLRPNPGASGADIAAAEQRLGRSLPPSYREFLMLHDGWSRFYDGATLLGTASIAERSHAEAARATFEAAETPVPDYGPPSRTRPKVLIPFGIDLQATTLFVFNPANTDSRGEMEVIAWINEIGLRRSSFQDFLESICELCQAELDSSRERVAL is encoded by the coding sequence ATGGCCGACTTCCGCATCTTGCTCCGTGACATCCAGCGAGTTCAACGCGAGATCCTGCGCATCGCGCCCTACCGCGACTTCGGCCTGCGCCCCAACCCGGGCGCGTCCGGGGCCGACATCGCGGCCGCCGAACAGCGCCTCGGCCGCTCGCTCCCGCCCAGCTACCGCGAATTCTTGATGCTGCACGACGGCTGGTCGCGCTTCTACGACGGCGCAACGTTGCTCGGCACCGCGAGCATCGCTGAACGCTCACACGCGGAAGCAGCGCGAGCCACCTTCGAAGCTGCGGAGACGCCGGTGCCCGACTACGGCCCGCCGTCGCGTACCCGCCCGAAGGTGTTGATCCCCTTCGGCATCGACCTGCAAGCAACGACGCTGTTCGTCTTCAATCCCGCCAACACGGACTCACGCGGCGAGATGGAAGTCATCGCGTGGATCAACGAGATCGGCCTCAGACGTTCGAGCTTCCAGGATTTCCTCGAGAGCATCTGTGAGCTGTGTCAGGCGGAGCTGGACTCGTCCCGCGAACGCGTCGCGCTGTGA
- a CDS encoding polyhydroxyalkanoate synthesis regulator DNA-binding domain-containing protein, with translation MSSELVEEGEAADRRVIKRYSNRKLYDTKDSRYVTLLQIADMVRAGEDVQIIDNASKEDKTDVTLALIISEELKARPRGIPLTTLKALIRHRGEKLLSSLREGPIGRLIPKEPGAGSEPPPPEPEEDVTDSKDQNKGFRATLEQWQHTIDERIRTVLPNFSTFRELQADVKRLNERLDALEKRLPDTSGAKE, from the coding sequence ATGTCGAGCGAACTGGTCGAAGAAGGCGAGGCGGCGGATCGGCGCGTAATCAAGCGTTATTCCAACCGCAAGCTCTACGACACCAAGGATAGTCGCTACGTCACCCTGCTTCAGATCGCCGACATGGTGCGGGCGGGTGAAGACGTCCAGATCATCGACAACGCTAGCAAAGAGGACAAAACCGACGTCACCCTGGCGCTGATCATCTCGGAAGAGCTGAAGGCCCGGCCTCGGGGCATCCCGCTCACCACACTGAAAGCGCTGATCCGACATCGAGGCGAGAAGCTGCTCTCCTCCCTGCGCGAGGGCCCGATCGGACGGCTGATCCCGAAAGAGCCGGGCGCCGGCAGCGAACCGCCACCGCCTGAGCCGGAGGAAGACGTGACCGACAGCAAGGACCAGAACAAAGGTTTTCGCGCGACGCTGGAGCAGTGGCAGCACACCATCGACGAGCGTATCCGCACGGTATTGCCCAATTTTTCTACGTTCCGGGAGCTGCAGGCGGACGTGAAACGCCTGAACGAACGGCTGGATGCCCTGGAAAAACGCCTCCCGGACACGAGCGGCGCCAAGGAATAG
- a CDS encoding sigma-70 family RNA polymerase sigma factor, whose translation MPWKNASRTRAAPRNRPNTSPVEGAPVKLFSSSSKGRGSVPSEFEREAIQHLGALLAVATRMTRNPTEAEDLVQDTLVKAMRAREQFESGTNMRAWLMRILTNTFINRYRRGGLEKAVLEGPDADPLADGWVSASTMSSMRDPESAALRPVLEREIRMALDELPEEFRLAVVLADVEELSYREIADIMGCPIGTVMSRLHRGRRLLKTRLYEHALDMGIVSHEPVVGARSEPTDLATYRAKRSASQ comes from the coding sequence ATGCCCTGGAAAAACGCCTCCCGGACACGAGCGGCGCCAAGGAATAGACCCAATACTTCCCCGGTTGAAGGCGCACCGGTGAAACTCTTCTCTTCTTCTTCCAAGGGCAGGGGCTCAGTCCCTTCCGAGTTCGAGCGCGAAGCCATCCAGCACCTCGGGGCGCTGCTTGCCGTGGCCACTCGCATGACGCGCAATCCAACGGAAGCCGAAGACCTCGTGCAAGACACGCTGGTCAAGGCCATGCGCGCCCGTGAGCAGTTCGAGTCGGGGACCAACATGCGGGCCTGGCTCATGCGCATCCTGACCAACACGTTCATCAACCGCTACCGTCGCGGCGGCCTGGAGAAGGCTGTGCTCGAAGGACCCGACGCGGACCCGCTGGCCGACGGCTGGGTCAGCGCGTCGACGATGTCATCGATGCGCGATCCCGAGTCCGCGGCGCTCCGGCCGGTGCTCGAGCGAGAAATCCGCATGGCGCTCGATGAGCTCCCGGAAGAGTTTCGCCTGGCGGTGGTTCTGGCCGATGTGGAAGAGCTGTCCTACCGCGAGATCGCGGATATCATGGGCTGCCCAATTGGCACCGTCATGTCACGCCTTCACCGCGGTCGTCGCCTGCTCAAGACCCGCCTCTACGAACACGCCCTCGACATGGGCATCGTGAGCCACGAACCGGTCGTGGGCGCACGCAGCGAACCGACCGATCTGGCGACCTATCGCGCCAAGCGGAGTGCGTCGCAATGA